One Massilia sp. 9096 genomic window carries:
- a CDS encoding HDOD domain-containing protein, giving the protein MSRLTSEQIVQSVRDLPSMPAVVMELLSNIEQDDIDISVLAKKVSYDQALTARTLRLANSSSYGLQVKVTTIQQAITYLGFQTTRNLITAAALTGCFPSGTCPGFNDRAFSRHSIATAACARALARRIRFNQDVAFTAGLLHDIGRLVLVTADPQAYGEVVALRAREDKEWLDAERAVLGVDHVEAGVALAEQWNFSDTMRQAIAYHHAPDSLGAGFLAAIVHVANAVVHALDVAGEENEGVPRIASIAWDAMGLNEEAYLHLFRETEVQFTEMSAVLMA; this is encoded by the coding sequence ATGAGCCGGCTGACTTCGGAGCAGATTGTGCAGAGCGTGCGCGACTTGCCGTCGATGCCGGCGGTGGTCATGGAGTTGCTCAGCAACATAGAGCAGGACGACATCGATATCTCGGTGCTGGCAAAAAAAGTGTCGTACGACCAGGCCTTGACCGCCAGGACCCTGCGCCTGGCCAATTCCTCATCGTATGGCTTGCAGGTGAAAGTCACCACGATCCAGCAGGCGATCACGTATCTCGGCTTCCAGACCACACGCAACCTGATCACCGCGGCCGCCCTGACCGGCTGTTTTCCGAGTGGGACCTGTCCCGGTTTCAACGACAGGGCCTTCTCGCGCCATTCGATCGCGACCGCCGCCTGCGCACGCGCCCTGGCGCGGCGCATACGCTTCAACCAGGACGTCGCCTTCACGGCCGGCTTGCTGCATGACATCGGCCGGCTCGTGCTCGTGACGGCCGATCCGCAAGCCTACGGCGAAGTCGTCGCCTTGCGCGCGCGCGAGGACAAGGAATGGCTGGATGCCGAGCGTGCGGTGCTCGGGGTCGATCACGTGGAGGCAGGCGTCGCGCTGGCCGAGCAGTGGAATTTTTCCGATACGATGCGCCAGGCAATTGCATATCACCATGCACCGGATTCGCTCGGCGCAGGTTTTCTTGCGGCGATCGTACACGTCGCCAATGCGGTCGTGCATGCGCTCGATGTCGCCGGCGAGGAAAACGAAGGCGTACCGCGCATCGCCAGCATCGCCTGGGATGCCATGGGACTCAATGAAGAAGCTTACCTGCACTTGTTCCGGGAGACAGAAGTGCAGTTTACGGAGATGTCGGCGGTCCTGATGGCCTGA